A portion of the Anthonomus grandis grandis chromosome 7, icAntGran1.3, whole genome shotgun sequence genome contains these proteins:
- the LOC126738111 gene encoding uncharacterized protein LOC126738111 isoform X3, with protein sequence MFKNHLEMISLNETPSKKAKFWQSFVRSLKGSDDLRASDTYSSRPRGIFRPLSDLPELSTGWPFGKSIYDDPSAAAERIHVPGYRYDPLHRDTYGYSPRPIFPHNYGSLDRYRPAYHVTKPRPFDADAAWRDHIDRVKGREPSQWPSSIFHTTYPFSRYPLYLVYSKRPPPSTDKYDPHRSWLNHLDRLAELDKLYPTLWPMTGSKLSPTPIKPGAFSPRPSEVAFNYAGQPIWSRPPVTRDPFWWDSPLKPATVHNPWGKSPFYLRDSYLSPVKRTFLWDKHPIRPFDRHVVLHQNWEIAAVY encoded by the exons ATGTTTAAGAACCACCTTGAAATGATCAGTCTCAACGAGACCCCCTCGAAAAAGGCCAAGTTTTGGCAGTCCTTTGTCAGGTCCCTTAAAG GCTCCGATGACCTGAGGGCCTCCGACACCTACTCGTCCAGACCCAGGGGCATCTTCCGTCCATTGAGCGATCTACCCGAGCTCTCCACTGGTTGGCCCTTCGGCAAATCCATCTACGATGACCCCAGTGCAGCTGCCGAACGTATCCACGTTCCTGGATACCGTTACGATCCTTTGCACCGCGACACCTACGGATACTCACCCAGGCCGATTTTCCCCCACAACTACGGCTCCTTGGACAGATACAGGCCTG CCTACCACGTAACTAAACCACGTCCCTTCGACGCCGATGCTGCCTGGAGAGACCACATCGACCGCGTGAAGGGTCGCGAGCCCAGCCAATGGCCATCCAGCATTTTCCACACCACTTACCCCTTCTCCCGCTACCCGCTCTACTTGGTCTACAGCAAGAGACCACCCCCATCTACCGACAAGTACGACCCGCACAGGTCCTGGTTGAACCATTTGGACCGTCTTGCCGAACTCGACAAGTTGTATCCCACCTTGTGGCCAATGACCGGAAGCAAATTGAGCCCTACACCGATTAAG ccAGGCGCATTCAGCCCCCGCCCCTCTGAGGTGGCGTTCAACTATGCCGGACAACCGATCTGGTCGCGACCAC CGGTAACCCGTGACCCTTTCTGGTGGGATTCCCCGTTGAAACCCGCAACGGTGCACAACCCCTGGGGTAAATCCCCGTTTTACCTGCGCGACTCGTATCTGTCGCCCGTCAAAAGGACGTTCCTGTGGGACAAGCACCCCATCAGACCGTTCG
- the LOC126738111 gene encoding uncharacterized protein LOC126738111 isoform X4, which translates to MFKNHLEMISLNETPSKKAKFWQSFVRSLKGSDDLRASDTYSSRPRGIFRPLSDLPELSTGWPFGKSIYDDPSAAAERIHVPGYRYDPLHRDTYGYSPRPIFPHNYGSLDRYRPAYHVTKPRPFDADAAWRDHIDRVKGREPSQWPSSIFHTTYPFSRYPLYLVYSKRPPPSTDKYDPHRSWLNHLDRLAELDKLYPTLWPMTGSKLSPTPIKPGAFSPRPSEVAFNYAGQPIWSRPPAVY; encoded by the exons ATGTTTAAGAACCACCTTGAAATGATCAGTCTCAACGAGACCCCCTCGAAAAAGGCCAAGTTTTGGCAGTCCTTTGTCAGGTCCCTTAAAG GCTCCGATGACCTGAGGGCCTCCGACACCTACTCGTCCAGACCCAGGGGCATCTTCCGTCCATTGAGCGATCTACCCGAGCTCTCCACTGGTTGGCCCTTCGGCAAATCCATCTACGATGACCCCAGTGCAGCTGCCGAACGTATCCACGTTCCTGGATACCGTTACGATCCTTTGCACCGCGACACCTACGGATACTCACCCAGGCCGATTTTCCCCCACAACTACGGCTCCTTGGACAGATACAGGCCTG CCTACCACGTAACTAAACCACGTCCCTTCGACGCCGATGCTGCCTGGAGAGACCACATCGACCGCGTGAAGGGTCGCGAGCCCAGCCAATGGCCATCCAGCATTTTCCACACCACTTACCCCTTCTCCCGCTACCCGCTCTACTTGGTCTACAGCAAGAGACCACCCCCATCTACCGACAAGTACGACCCGCACAGGTCCTGGTTGAACCATTTGGACCGTCTTGCCGAACTCGACAAGTTGTATCCCACCTTGTGGCCAATGACCGGAAGCAAATTGAGCCCTACACCGATTAAG ccAGGCGCATTCAGCCCCCGCCCCTCTGAGGTGGCGTTCAACTATGCCGGACAACCGATCTGGTCGCGACCAC
- the LOC126738111 gene encoding uncharacterized protein LOC126738111 isoform X2 — MFKNHLEMISLNETPSKKAKFWQSFVRSLKGSDDLRASDTYSSRPRGIFRPLSDLPELSTGWPFGKSIYDDPSAAAERIHVPGYRYDPLHRDTYGYSPRPIFPHNYGSLDRYRPAYHVTKPRPFDADAAWRDHIDRVKGREPSQWPSSIFHTTYPFSRYPLYLVYSKRPPPSTDKYDPHRSWLNHLDRLAELDKLYPTLWPMTGSKLSPTPIKPGAFSPRPSEVAFNYAGQPIWSRPRKGIFSEMLNPSPSLPISAVTRDPFWWDSPLKPATVHNPWGKSPFYLRDSYLSPVKRTFLWDKHPIRPFAAVY; from the exons ATGTTTAAGAACCACCTTGAAATGATCAGTCTCAACGAGACCCCCTCGAAAAAGGCCAAGTTTTGGCAGTCCTTTGTCAGGTCCCTTAAAG GCTCCGATGACCTGAGGGCCTCCGACACCTACTCGTCCAGACCCAGGGGCATCTTCCGTCCATTGAGCGATCTACCCGAGCTCTCCACTGGTTGGCCCTTCGGCAAATCCATCTACGATGACCCCAGTGCAGCTGCCGAACGTATCCACGTTCCTGGATACCGTTACGATCCTTTGCACCGCGACACCTACGGATACTCACCCAGGCCGATTTTCCCCCACAACTACGGCTCCTTGGACAGATACAGGCCTG CCTACCACGTAACTAAACCACGTCCCTTCGACGCCGATGCTGCCTGGAGAGACCACATCGACCGCGTGAAGGGTCGCGAGCCCAGCCAATGGCCATCCAGCATTTTCCACACCACTTACCCCTTCTCCCGCTACCCGCTCTACTTGGTCTACAGCAAGAGACCACCCCCATCTACCGACAAGTACGACCCGCACAGGTCCTGGTTGAACCATTTGGACCGTCTTGCCGAACTCGACAAGTTGTATCCCACCTTGTGGCCAATGACCGGAAGCAAATTGAGCCCTACACCGATTAAG ccAGGCGCATTCAGCCCCCGCCCCTCTGAGGTGGCGTTCAACTATGCCGGACAACCGATCTGGTCGCGACCACGTAAgggaattttttcagaaatgctCAATCCCTCGCCCTCTCTACCAATTTCAGCGGTAACCCGTGACCCTTTCTGGTGGGATTCCCCGTTGAAACCCGCAACGGTGCACAACCCCTGGGGTAAATCCCCGTTTTACCTGCGCGACTCGTATCTGTCGCCCGTCAAAAGGACGTTCCTGTGGGACAAGCACCCCATCAGACCGTTCG
- the LOC126738111 gene encoding uncharacterized protein LOC126738111 isoform X1: MFKNHLEMISLNETPSKKAKFWQSFVRSLKGSDDLRASDTYSSRPRGIFRPLSDLPELSTGWPFGKSIYDDPSAAAERIHVPGYRYDPLHRDTYGYSPRPIFPHNYGSLDRYRPAYHVTKPRPFDADAAWRDHIDRVKGREPSQWPSSIFHTTYPFSRYPLYLVYSKRPPPSTDKYDPHRSWLNHLDRLAELDKLYPTLWPMTGSKLSPTPIKPGAFSPRPSEVAFNYAGQPIWSRPRKGIFSEMLNPSPSLPISAVTRDPFWWDSPLKPATVHNPWGKSPFYLRDSYLSPVKRTFLWDKHPIRPFDRHVVLHQNWEIAAVY; this comes from the exons ATGTTTAAGAACCACCTTGAAATGATCAGTCTCAACGAGACCCCCTCGAAAAAGGCCAAGTTTTGGCAGTCCTTTGTCAGGTCCCTTAAAG GCTCCGATGACCTGAGGGCCTCCGACACCTACTCGTCCAGACCCAGGGGCATCTTCCGTCCATTGAGCGATCTACCCGAGCTCTCCACTGGTTGGCCCTTCGGCAAATCCATCTACGATGACCCCAGTGCAGCTGCCGAACGTATCCACGTTCCTGGATACCGTTACGATCCTTTGCACCGCGACACCTACGGATACTCACCCAGGCCGATTTTCCCCCACAACTACGGCTCCTTGGACAGATACAGGCCTG CCTACCACGTAACTAAACCACGTCCCTTCGACGCCGATGCTGCCTGGAGAGACCACATCGACCGCGTGAAGGGTCGCGAGCCCAGCCAATGGCCATCCAGCATTTTCCACACCACTTACCCCTTCTCCCGCTACCCGCTCTACTTGGTCTACAGCAAGAGACCACCCCCATCTACCGACAAGTACGACCCGCACAGGTCCTGGTTGAACCATTTGGACCGTCTTGCCGAACTCGACAAGTTGTATCCCACCTTGTGGCCAATGACCGGAAGCAAATTGAGCCCTACACCGATTAAG ccAGGCGCATTCAGCCCCCGCCCCTCTGAGGTGGCGTTCAACTATGCCGGACAACCGATCTGGTCGCGACCACGTAAgggaattttttcagaaatgctCAATCCCTCGCCCTCTCTACCAATTTCAGCGGTAACCCGTGACCCTTTCTGGTGGGATTCCCCGTTGAAACCCGCAACGGTGCACAACCCCTGGGGTAAATCCCCGTTTTACCTGCGCGACTCGTATCTGTCGCCCGTCAAAAGGACGTTCCTGTGGGACAAGCACCCCATCAGACCGTTCG